TCTCTTGTTAACCAATAATCAAGAATCAAATCGTTGTATAAGAGACATGATGGAGGCTATGCAAGAGGCAATCACCTTTTCTAACTATATATACCATATTTAGGACTTTATTTTGTGATGGATGCATGCTTATCCATATCGTAATCTCTGTGTGTTGGGTCTATTTGCTTGGGCATAGCTATGTAGTGTACTTGTTTTGCTTGGACATACCGTAATCTCATCTTCAAGTGCTCTAGTTATCAATTTAAGTAAATTTAGGGGAGTCGCATCTTTTATTAATCCTTAACTACACGTAGCACACTCCAGATATATTAAACCAGAGTCTTATTTCATAATTAGCTTATTCAATTACTGCCATCTGAAAATCCCTAAAAGATATTGAAGATATTAATCCATTAGGGATTTTCAATAACCAGAGATATGATCATAATTAGTTTTGATGATATTGAAGATGTGCATGTAATAATATCTCTGTTTCAAGGTTTCAAGCTCTCTCTTCGACAAGTAGCACTCCTCCACTGTAATAATATCCCCTTTTAGAgtgattttaatttcatttctgaTGTGTTTCGCAGGGGATTACAAGATTCTTACTCTAATTCCTCACTTCAATTAGGTATGTGTGCTTTATCCTTATGGAGTTATGGTAAGCTTcaataatttctttctttgcttttttaaatagaaaatgtTGATTTGTAAGATAAATCAGCCTCAAGTCCTGTCTCTATGCACTTGATTAAAAAGCTGAGAGAACTAATTGTCTAACAAATGTTAAAAATCTTGACATTTTGACATGGATAGATTTAATTTCCCTGTTTTAACATGTTAATtgctgattttgattttgattttgattttaatcAGCCAAAAAATGCACAGAGTCTACTAAACTTGAGAAAAACAAGCAGTGCCCTTTTAATAGAGTCTAGAAAGTCGTTTTGTGATTTTTCATGAGCTTGTGGTTCAGATTCATGTGATTGTGCAGAAGATATTGCATTTATCAAGTATGTTTTGTCAATTTTATGATGAGTTGTAGATCCTCCTTCAATGCCTTTATAATGGAGCTTTGAAATGTTTACACTTAGTTTTGAATCAGAttggattaaaaaattaatttaagtagATATGATGCAAATTAAATCGTTTGAATCAAATTGTATAAGATTAacacataaaataaatttgatataatgaaaaataattaaaacaaattaggCTGGTTTTACCTTTTAAAccgatttattatttttttttagttgtcaAATGACGTAAATTCAGTtgtcatgaaaaataaaataaatatatacatattttatttatagtgtaaatattttatttgtgtgTTATCTAACTTGTTTATAATTGTCATTTGCCTTATAATTgcattgtttctatttcatttaCATACCCCCAAATTAATCAAATCTTGAAATTTGTCTTGTTCAGTATTAATACACATGCATGGAAGaccttgttttttatttaacgTTTAGATTAATgcgagttttttttttctcttcttttttaataGGTTAATGCAAGTGGTTCAGTTCAGAACAAAGGTTGGACTCTTGAAACTGTCGACCATAAGGATTCCAAGGAGCCTGAGGTATTGAGAATCAGGggttttaaatttaacaaagtTGATCAGCTAGAAGCAAAATACACCGAGCCTGGCAAGTTTACCCTCAAGCCTTGAACCTGCATCTGCTCTTAAGAAATTTTAGCCTCTCATCTGTAAGTGTTGTTATGAACTGGGTTTGTAAgtctttagtatttttttagtttaatattttttggatgACTGGTTGTAAGTCTTTAGTATTTTTTGGACTTCGAACTTGATTTCAAGTGGCAGAAGCACGtttcaattttatatttgttttatataATAGGAGAAatgctatttattttttaaattttcagtttttagtcaatttttttatttaaataatattatttaattaatttgaatatatatttttataagaagttacttattttttatgaaaagttacttattttttaatttttttaaagactaaatgatagataattttaaaaaaatatattattgtactattttaataatgtaCATCTAATATGATTGACGTAGATATGTGGTCTTGCCTTGTGCACATCATGGTTTGACTTGTATTTGCTTGCTTTCGTTGATAATAATCTCTGGCCCACGCGGTGAAATTTTAAGGTCAAGTGAAAATGAAGGTTTATATTTATTAAGTCCTTGAAGTCAACCTGGAATTTTCTCATTAGAATTTTCTATATGAATGCAGAGAGAAGATTCATATAAGTATTGTTGGAAGTGAGAGAATTAAAAGGTGGAGCTTCCTTGCGGCATCGCCACATTCAGTTAGTTTTTTcttagtttatatttattttttttttttctcttcttttttaataGGTTAATGCAAGTGGTTTAGTTCAGAATAAAGGCTGGACCCTTAAAATTGTCGACCATAAGGATTCAAAGGAGCCTGAGACATTGAGAATCAGGagttttaaatttaacaaagtTGATCAGCTAGAAGCAAAATACACCGAGCCTGGCAAGTTTACCCTCAAGCCTTGAACCTGCATTTGCTCTTAAGAAATTTTAGCCTCTCATCTGTAAGTGTTGTTATGAACTGGGttctttagtatttttttagtttaatattttttggatgACTGGTTGTAAGTCTTTAGTATTTTTTGGACCTCGGACTTGATTTCAAGTGGCAGAAGCACAtttcaattttatatttgttttatataATAGGAGAAatgctatttattttttaaattttcagtttttagtcaatttttttatttaaataatattatttaattaatttgaatatatatttttataagaagttacttattttttatgaaaagttacttattttttaattttttttaagactaAATGATagatcattttaaaaaaatatcttattgtactattttaataatgtatATCTAATATGATTGACGTAGATATGTGGTCTTGCCTTGTGCACATCATGGTTTGACTTGTATTTGCTTGCTTTCGTTGATAATAATCTCTGGCCCACGTAGAATTTTCTATATGAATGCAGAGAGAAGATTCATATAAGTATTGTTGGAAGTGAGAGAGTTAGAAGGTGGAGCTTCCTTGCGGCATCGCCACATTCAGttagtttttttcttaatttatatttatttttactactgcacaaactatatttttattgcatggtacttttcatagtttagtaTTTATTGCATTGTAGATAGAATTAAGGATATACtcttgtttgaaatttgaaggAATATTCTTATATTGGTTCAATGGATAAGTCATGGATCACAAAGCCAAGAAACTCAATAGAGTATGAGCGAGGGGTTAGGAGGTTTATTGATTTTGCCTTCGAAAATAGTTTAGCTGAAGCAACTGTATGCCCTTGTTTGAAGTGCGGTTTTAGAAAAAAAGTGACAAAGGGTGAGATGTATGATCACTtgatatgtacccaattcccgaAAGAATATACACTTTGGTTTTATCACGGAGAGACTGAGGTAGGGGATCCCAGTAGTAACGTCTCAAATAGTGATGCTTCAAATGcttttgatgattttaatcAAGATTCTATTCATGACATGCTTGGAGATGCTTTTGGAACTGATATGCACTGGGCAAATGAAGTCTCATTAGAGTCAGATGAAGACATTGATGGAGTTGAAAGAGTGATGCCAGATGTAGCTGATGCATCGGAGTTTGAAGAATTAGCAAGTCATGCAGAACTACCTTTGTATGAAGGGTGTACAAGATATTCAAGATTGTCCTTTTTGGTGAAGATGTATCATATTAAGTGTATATGTGGGATGACTGACAAGGCAATGTCGATGATATTTGAACTCTTACATGATGCATTTGAACATGCAGAGATTCCGAGTTCATTTTATGAAGCAAAGAAAACTATCTTGAAGCTTGGTATGAATTATGAGAAGATACATGCATGCCCGAACAATTGCATGCTGTATTGGGGTGAAGACAAGGAGAAAGAAATGTGTAAAGTTTGCAACAAGTCTAGATGGAAACTAGATACAAAGGGTGGTGAGATTCAAGAATCAAATGATGGGAATATTAGGAAGAAGGTGCCTGCTAAAGTTCTTCGTTACTTTCCATCCTACCCAGATAGATCCCAATTCACGAATATTTAAGCTGTTTCCTCAAGTTGGAGAATCAAATACTGGTTTCACATATTTTACTTTATCACCAATTGAGAAGAGGCAGGCTCATAGGCATGTTTTGACAAATTGTCGTGCAGTTGATAACTATCTTAGGGATTATAGAGATATTGTGAAGAAAAGATTAAGAAGCCGAACAAGGGATACTACTGAGATAGACAAAAAGGTTCATAGAGAATTTGTTGATTGGTTCTCTAATCATGTAAGAGAAATTTTActtatttcattttctatttttgcaaTATGTCTATGACTAACACAAACATGTTAATGTGCTTTTAGATTTGTACTAATCTCAACAAACTTCCTGATGTGGATAAAGACATTCTTATCAGTCTTTCTCAAGGACCATATGACCAAGCAAGAAAGTTCTCTTCATATGATGTTAACGGATATAGATTTCGAACTTTAGCAAGGGATAATGGATTAAAAACTCAGAATAGCGGAGTCTTTGGTACATTTGGAACAAGAAGTTACTCAAGTAGTAAAGATACCCGAATGAACTTTGGTGCGGTACCTTATTATGGAAAGTTGGTAGACATCATTGAGCTTTTCTACAATGGCTTTACAGTTCTCTTGTTTAAATGTCAATGGGCAAACACAACTAGTCCTAGAGGAATCAAAAAAGACAATTTGGGTTTTTTATCTGTGAACTTTACAAGACTCATACATACTGGTGAACATGAAGATGACGAGGCATATATTAAAGCTTCTGAAGCCCAGATGGTATATTATGTGgatgatgagaaagaaaaaggatgGTGCATACCAATTCACTTGAAGCCAAGAGATTTGTATAACATGGCTGGAGATAATATGGGTGAAGATGACGAAATTACAGTATCCAATGATAATTATCCACCACAAGACTTAGAGTCTCTTTTTTcagatgaaaatacaaatataaaattggCGAGAATAGTTGTAGATGATGATCTTCCAATAATCAATGAAAACTATGATGAGAATGAGGATATGCTTGTGTAAAAGACATTGAGCTTACAAGACTAAAAAAGAAGTGCTAAGGAGGTTGAGGCAGCTGAGGCTGCAAAAAGAAGTGCTAGAGCTGCAGTTGCTTCATTGCTTCCTTCCAAGTTGTTTGGGAATAAGGAtgctgattcagaggctaaatgATGCAAATGCTTCTGAGCCAGAGTTGGTAGAGAGAATAACTGAAACTGAGGGTTCAGTTAATGGAGAGACTAAAAAAGAGGTAACCGCTTGAAGTTGTAACTTCATTAATCTTGATATGCTTAGATCAGGAAATTTAATGCATGTGTTTCTTCTTTATCAAAAATAGTTTTGAATAATAAACTTAtgttaccaaattttttattaattttatatgtaaTTAAATTGTTGGGGAAAGGATTATGCAGTTATTGAGTTGATCAATTTCACATTGAAacttccttttccttttccccTCTAGTGCTGCAGCTACAAGATTATGGCTCTTGGATTGTGACTTGTTTTATGACTAGAAATAAGAGTAATATTTATCTGGAAATTATACTGAACTTTCTTAAATGAGAGTAATGTTTCCTCCCATACTGATGATCTATTTGTTTTTCTGTGGGGTAGGAGTCTCAATTGAAATCAGGGGGCAGGCAGGATTCTTATGAAGGTTTGGCATAAATTACTCCTTGCTGTTGCCTGTTCTATCTTATGTCcattcttgtaaaacttggtaGTTTTGTTTGGTGCACCTATAAACTTGATGTGAGcttaatgattaatttaatgTTAATTCATAATTCTGCGGTTCTTTATTActtttcctttgttaatttttctatgtaaaatattaataatagagCAGATATAATAACTCTTATTATTTCTCACTGTTACAACTCTTAAACTGTATACATACCCAAGCATAGTTTAGTTGTTGATGAAGTCCTcaaatattttaatcttttgcTTATAACTACTActtcttgctcttggattaTTTCATAGTTTATTCTTGTGTTCTCAAGCTCAGATTTGAAGTGACTGAAGATTGATCATTCACCATAAGGCTTTTGGACTGAACCGGAATAATGTTGTCAACTGCAGAAGAAGCTATTGAACTTACAGCGGAGGGACTGGATACCATTGAAGCAATTGATTGTGTTTTAGGATCATCTTGGAGTTTCCTTTTGGGAACTTGATTCCAAGTATACTGGGTTAGTATGATGCAATCAAATACTTCAATGTTTCCTTTTGAATTGAGAGGTGAAAAGGTTTGATTAAGGCCTGTCTGTGAAATCTTTGTCATGTTTGGATCAGGAATTGTTATTAGTAGCTAGTGCTCTTCTTTGTTCTGTTTTATTAAGCTCTGACACAGTGAAATCATAATTAAGCATTTATGGTTGAGTAGAGACGGGTTCTAAACATCATTGTCCACTTGATTTGCAGATATTTGGAGCCAAATTGTCTGAAGGTGTTTTTGTTGGCTCATTTCTCTCCATGTCATCAATAGCAGTGGTATGTTTTCCCTGTTTCTCCAAACCAAAAATTACTGTATATACCCCCCTTCATACTAAATCAGTTAATGGTTCCATCCCCACACCTTTATCCCAAATCCTAAACCTGAAAACCTTATAAGttcatttaattgtaaattTTTATGAGCTTGGGGTTATGCCGTGTATttcaaacaaattcaaatgcGCATTAGTCTTGGTGGTAATCTTTATTTGGATATTTCTAATTTCCTATATTTCATGTTTCATTGCAAGTCCCTTTATTCGTGAATGCATTCTAATCATTGCATTCTCTCATTTGTAGAAGACAAGAGTTACTTGTGAAGTAATTGTTGAAGTTTGATACTATTGAGGTTGAATGTGAAGTGAAGTTGAGGAGAAAAGTTGAGGATTAAGTTACAAGTACAATTGTTAGCTTTATATGTTTCGATTAAGTTaggattttttgaatttacatTTTATGGATTATGACTATGTAAAATTTGTAGAATTCAACTTTTGAAATATATTGTTTCTATTTTTGTAAAACTTGTGAGATTGAGTTTAAATTTGTTGAAATATAATgccatttattattttgttgatagacaaataaattattatttataatagaaataatttttttaataattaataaaacaaaacattgATGTTGGAGAGATTATGACAGTTTAAAACAGTCACTAAATACTGGAAAAAACTGCCATAGGAATTAGTAACTTAGTGACGGTTTTAAATCAAAAAATCGTCACTAAAAATATTGTGATGGTTTAAATTGTCACTAAATATACCTAAAAACTGTCATAAgaactagtaacttagtgacggTTTAAAATAGTCatgaaatataaagaaaaactGTCACAGAAATTAGTAATTTAACGACAGTTTTAAAACGTCGCGAAATGCAGCCTAAAAAGCAACTTTACAAGTGTTACAGATTAGTGACGGTTTTATACTTCAAAAACCGTCACAAACAATTTAGCGACACTTCTTACCAATGGTGGTCCAAAACCGTCACTATGTCAACTGGCGACGCTCAAATCTGTGACGCTTTTTTTACCGTCGCAAAACTATTTAGTGACGGTTAAAACCGTCGCCAAGCATTAAAAAAAACCGTCGCCAAAATGCTGTTTTGTTGTAGTGGtagaattttcactataatcaaacAGATATTACAAACTCCAATACTAATGAATTACAACTTAATTCATCTAATATCTTCCACTAAGCTTTCTACTCCAAAACCTAGCAATCCAAGTGCTGTCCTAACTTGGAAGGAGAATCTAGCTAGATTCAGAAACACCAAGTGCTATCCCAATTTGGCAAGGAGAACCGTAGATTCAATCTACCACTAAGTGCTATCCCAACTTGGTAAGGAGAACTAAACCTTAGTTCAACAAAATCAAATTACacagaaatatttttttggccTTTTTTCATGCATCTCTCTTGCCTCTTCTCTCATGACTTTTTCAACTTTTATTCATAAGCCTTTTTCTTAAATACAGAAAGATGACATTAGATAGCCATAGCAAAGAAAATCTAAAATGAAGcccaaattgaagaaaaattatttcAGCTCAAGTGTTTTGAGATGATGCTCTTATATCACTCTATTTTCCTTGCTTTCAAATATTGAAGTGAGGCCAGCTTTATAGATAAAGCTTGCCCTTCAAATTTCAACGTTGTCTCTTctaattctttttcttgatcctgTCCGTTGAAACTGTCTCCATTAGCATGTAATGTTCTTTTTCATTCTGCTCCACTAATTCTGCTTGTTTGAGGAGTTGCTCCACCAACTATGTTGTCCTTGGATCTGCTATCTTTATTGGCATGCATAGAATTTCCATATTTGAGCCATTACTGCTGCTGTCCATTGTTCTACgattttgtttttctctctgaTGAGCTGATatcttatacgctttttgacatcattttcatataggtttcattaatttttgtttagtttttattaagtttttataggttttagtgttaaattcacatttttggattctactatgagttttttgtgtttttgggcTATTTCAGGttatttctagctgaaattaaGGAGCTGGAGcagaaatctgattcagagacaaagaaagcactgcagatgctgtccaaATCTGACCTGCCTGTATTCGAAAGAgcttttatggagctacagaagtccaaatggagcgctATCAACGGCTATCGAAATCTGACTTTCAGaacttttcagcaatatataatagtctatactttgcttcggattagaaggcccaaaatggcatccaacgccagcttcctgccccTTCCTGGCGTCTAACGCCCAAAGAGCAGAGACCAATGTAAAAATGCCCAAAGAGGACTCCCTAGCTGGCGTTCCATGCCCAAGAGAcctcaatgcacatggatttcatcaaagctcaacccaaacactcaccaagtgggcaccaaaagtgaattttagcactaaataaactattttactcttactagtcatctgtttagtatttaaggatTTATGTTTATGTAATTCAGGCATTAAATCAGCTTTTAGGATCATCATTCAGCCACATACACATTTTACCATTGTTTTTactttcagtatgagtttctaaacctcctagattgaggggaggagccctgttgagtcctatgaattaataaaagtactattaTTTCTTCTTCGATCACTGTTTGATTTatctctaagatgtatatcccgATCTTCATCGTGGTGAACAGGAATATCTGACAAATTGGctctgttcatcacattaagatGAACGTACCTGACAAACAcccgcgtctacttgggttcgtgtgagtACCTGGAAGAAAAGCATGAGCCAACAGCTATTGAGACACTAGTTTAGCTGATCTCCGGTGAGATTAGGGtctccgtggtataggctagaatcccaAGAAGTAGCATTCTCCgatccggaagattcgaccttgtctgtgacgttttgagtaggatcgctcAGAGAATGACTTACTAAACGCTTCACCCTTCGTCAAATTGAATAACCCCGGCCAATGGCCACGGCCAATAGTGTTCATTCCATAGcagaggagatcaatgaccacAGACAATGGATTTGATCACTTACAGCCTGCCACagaagaagatcattcacaagcaaagaagacagtagTACAAGAGTTacttcagaaagacaaagcaactccgaCTCTCAACTCTATTCCTATTATTTATAGAATATTACATCCAATGATCTTCTGATTTCGcttgactaagacctgcaagacaaccatagcttgcttcaagccacaatcctCGTTGGATCAATCCTAACTCGCTCAGGCACCACTCTCCCACTATCTGAAATTTGCTTTACTGATGTCCTTGGTGTAGTGAAATTGTCCTTGTGTCTTGTTGCTTTGCTAGAGCCACAGCTGTCACATAATATTGACAAATATTACTTTACATTTTTCTACATGTGTTCAAACCATGAACATTCAGATCTCTCTCTCTTGACTCATCGATTCTGATTTGTTTCTTCATTAACGTGTAATGGGTTGAAACATTGGAGTTGTAACACTTGAAGTTGCTGAAGCAACATTAACTTGGGCTAAGGAGTAAGCAAATGGGCCTGCATCACTAGCACACACTCATTAAACAGACTTGGGCTTTCAACccaaataatgtttgtcatcatataTGTAAAAcccaaaatcaaatttaactcaacaatctcctccttgatgacaaacataataaaagaggatgagtaaaattaaaatttgatctaCAGACAGAGTTAGAAAACTTCCCTTTGATGATCATCCGAAATGTGTTAGTGCTCCCCTTAATTTTAGCATTTTTCTCCCTTAGTCATGGGCTACttcttgaaataaaaataacttaaagcaaacaaacaaccaaTACCAAAGCAATATAACACGGCAACAATAATGCAAAACATATGATCATTTAACACAAGCACCATTATGCAAAAGATGCCACAGTAGATTAACAAAGAACAC
The Arachis duranensis cultivar V14167 chromosome 5, aradu.V14167.gnm2.J7QH, whole genome shotgun sequence genome window above contains:
- the LOC107489455 gene encoding uncharacterized protein LOC107489455, yielding MDKSWITKPRNSIEYERGVRRFIDFAFENSLAEATVCPCLKCGFRKKVTKGEMYDHLICTQFPKEYTLWFYHGETEVGDPSSNVSNSDASNAFDDFNQDSIHDMLGDAFGTDMHWANEVSLESDEDIDGVERVMPDVADASEFEELASHAELPLYEGCTRYSRLSFLVKMYHIKCICGMTDKAMSMIFELLHDAFEHAEIPSSFYEAKKTILKLGMNYEKIHACPNNCMLYWGEDKEKEMCKVCNKSRWKLDTKGGEIQESNDGNIRKKVPAKVLRYFPSYPDRSQFTNI
- the LOC107489454 gene encoding uncharacterized protein LOC107489454, which codes for MNFGAVPYYGKLVDIIELFYNGFTVLLFKCQWANTTSPRGIKKDNLGFLSVNFTRLIHTGEHEDDEAYIKASEAQMVYYVDDEKEKGWCIPIHLKPRDLYNMAGDNMGEDDEITVSNDNYPPQDLESLFSDENTNIKLARIVVDDDLPIINENYDENEDMLV